A region of Ovis canadensis isolate MfBH-ARS-UI-01 breed Bighorn chromosome 19, ARS-UI_OviCan_v2, whole genome shotgun sequence DNA encodes the following proteins:
- the PCBP4 gene encoding poly(rC)-binding protein 4 isoform X3 yields MSGSDAGLEEEPELSITLTLRMLMHGKEVGSIIGKKGETVKRIREQSSARITISEGSCPERITTITGSTAAVFHAVSMIAFKLDEDLCAAPANGGNVSRPPVTLRLVIPASQCGSLIGKAGTKIKEIRETTGAQVQVAGDLLPNSTERAVTVSGVPDAIILCVRQICAVILESPPKGATIPYHPSLSLGTVLLSTNQGFSVQGQYGAVTPAEVTKLQQLSGHAVPFASPSMVPGLDPSTQTSSQEFLVPNDLIGCVIGRQGSKISEIRQMSGAHIKIGNQAEGAGERHVTITGSPVSIALAQYLITAWATAGLGGLHCQDGSGQWEQES; encoded by the exons ATGAGCGGCTCAGAtgcggggctggaggaggagccagAGCTCAGCATCACCCTCACACTGCGGATGCTGATGCATGGGAAG GAGGTGGGCAGCATAATTGGGAAG AAAGGAGAGACTGTAAAGCGAATCCGGGAACAG AGCAGCGCCCGGATCACCATCTCTGAGGGCTCCTGCCCTGAgcgcatcaccaccatcactgggTCTACAGCAGCCGTTTTCCACGCGGTCTCCATGATCGCCTTCAAGCTGGATGAG GACCTCTGCGCTGCTCCTGCAAACGGAGGGAATGTCTCCAGGCCTCCAGTGACCCTGCGCCTTGTCATCCCTGCAAGCCAGTGTGGCTCGCTGATTGGGAAGGCGGGCACCAAGATCAAGGAGATCAgagag ACTACAGGTGCCCAGGTGCAGGTGGCAGGGGACCTGCTCCCCAACTCCACAGAGCGCGCCGTCACCGTGTCCGGCGTGCCTGATGCCATCATCCTCTGTGTGCGCCAGATCTGTGCTGTCATCCTGGAG TCCCCACCCAAAGGAGCCACTATCCCGTACCATCCAAGCCTCTCCTTAGGTACTGTGCTTCTCTCCACCAACCAG GGGTTCTCTGTCCAGGGTCAGTATGGCGCTGTGACTCCAGCTGAG GTCACCAAGCTCCAGCAGCTCTCGGGCCACGCAGTCCCCTTCGCCTCACCCAGCATGGTGCCAG GACTGGATCCTAGCACACAGACCAGCTCACAGGAGTTCTTGGTTCCCAACGAC ctgATCGGCTGCGTGATCGGGCGCCAGGGCAGCAAGATCAGTGAGATCCGGCAGATGTCAGGGGCACATATCAAGATCGGGAACCAAGCCGAGGGCGCTGGTGAGCGGCACGTGACCATCACTGGTTCACCGGTCTCCATCGCCCTGGCCCAGTACCTCATCACTGCCTG ggcCACCGCCGGGCTTGGCGGCCTACACTGCCAAGATGGCAGCGGCCAATGGGagcaagaaagctga
- the PCBP4 gene encoding poly(rC)-binding protein 4 isoform X2: MSGSDAGLEEEPELSITLTLRMLMHGKEVGSIIGKKGETVKRIREQSSARITISEGSCPERITTITGSTAAVFHAVSMIAFKLDEDLCAAPANGGNVSRPPVTLRLVIPASQCGSLIGKAGTKIKEIRETTGAQVQVAGDLLPNSTERAVTVSGVPDAIILCVRQICAVILESPPKGATIPYHPSLSLGTVLLSTNQGFSVQGQYGAVTPAEVTKLQQLSGHAVPFASPSMVPGLDPSTQTSSQEFLVPNDLIGCVIGRQGSKISEIRQMSGAHIKIGNQAEGAGERHVTITGSPVSIALAQYLITAWPAGHTLCHLPLQLHRPQARTLLGSTTCLPRATAGLGGLHCQDGSGQWEQES, from the exons ATGAGCGGCTCAGAtgcggggctggaggaggagccagAGCTCAGCATCACCCTCACACTGCGGATGCTGATGCATGGGAAG GAGGTGGGCAGCATAATTGGGAAG AAAGGAGAGACTGTAAAGCGAATCCGGGAACAG AGCAGCGCCCGGATCACCATCTCTGAGGGCTCCTGCCCTGAgcgcatcaccaccatcactgggTCTACAGCAGCCGTTTTCCACGCGGTCTCCATGATCGCCTTCAAGCTGGATGAG GACCTCTGCGCTGCTCCTGCAAACGGAGGGAATGTCTCCAGGCCTCCAGTGACCCTGCGCCTTGTCATCCCTGCAAGCCAGTGTGGCTCGCTGATTGGGAAGGCGGGCACCAAGATCAAGGAGATCAgagag ACTACAGGTGCCCAGGTGCAGGTGGCAGGGGACCTGCTCCCCAACTCCACAGAGCGCGCCGTCACCGTGTCCGGCGTGCCTGATGCCATCATCCTCTGTGTGCGCCAGATCTGTGCTGTCATCCTGGAG TCCCCACCCAAAGGAGCCACTATCCCGTACCATCCAAGCCTCTCCTTAGGTACTGTGCTTCTCTCCACCAACCAG GGGTTCTCTGTCCAGGGTCAGTATGGCGCTGTGACTCCAGCTGAG GTCACCAAGCTCCAGCAGCTCTCGGGCCACGCAGTCCCCTTCGCCTCACCCAGCATGGTGCCAG GACTGGATCCTAGCACACAGACCAGCTCACAGGAGTTCTTGGTTCCCAACGAC ctgATCGGCTGCGTGATCGGGCGCCAGGGCAGCAAGATCAGTGAGATCCGGCAGATGTCAGGGGCACATATCAAGATCGGGAACCAAGCCGAGGGCGCTGGTGAGCGGCACGTGACCATCACTGGTTCACCGGTCTCCATCGCCCTGGCCCAGTACCTCATCACTGCCTG GCCTGCTGGGCACACCCTATGCCATCTCCCTCTCCAACTTCATCGGCCTCAAGCCCGTACCCTTCTTGGCTCTAccacctgcctccccagggcCACCGCCGGGCTTGGCGGCCTACACTGCCAAGATGGCAGCGGCCAATGGGagcaagaaagctga
- the PCBP4 gene encoding poly(rC)-binding protein 4 isoform X1 — MSGSDAGLEEEPELSITLTLRMLMHGKEVGSIIGKKGETVKRIREQSSARITISEGSCPERITTITGSTAAVFHAVSMIAFKLDEDLCAAPANGGNVSRPPVTLRLVIPASQCGSLIGKAGTKIKEIRETTGAQVQVAGDLLPNSTERAVTVSGVPDAIILCVRQICAVILESPPKGATIPYHPSLSLGTVLLSTNQGFSVQGQYGAVTPAEVTKLQQLSGHAVPFASPSMVPGLDPSTQTSSQEFLVPNDLIGCVIGRQGSKISEIRQMSGAHIKIGNQAEGAGERHVTITGSPVSIALAQYLITACLETAKSTSGGTPGSAPTDLPAPFSPPLTALPTAPPGLLGTPYAISLSNFIGLKPVPFLALPPASPGPPPGLAAYTAKMAAANGSKKAERQKFSPY, encoded by the exons ATGAGCGGCTCAGAtgcggggctggaggaggagccagAGCTCAGCATCACCCTCACACTGCGGATGCTGATGCATGGGAAG GAGGTGGGCAGCATAATTGGGAAG AAAGGAGAGACTGTAAAGCGAATCCGGGAACAG AGCAGCGCCCGGATCACCATCTCTGAGGGCTCCTGCCCTGAgcgcatcaccaccatcactgggTCTACAGCAGCCGTTTTCCACGCGGTCTCCATGATCGCCTTCAAGCTGGATGAG GACCTCTGCGCTGCTCCTGCAAACGGAGGGAATGTCTCCAGGCCTCCAGTGACCCTGCGCCTTGTCATCCCTGCAAGCCAGTGTGGCTCGCTGATTGGGAAGGCGGGCACCAAGATCAAGGAGATCAgagag ACTACAGGTGCCCAGGTGCAGGTGGCAGGGGACCTGCTCCCCAACTCCACAGAGCGCGCCGTCACCGTGTCCGGCGTGCCTGATGCCATCATCCTCTGTGTGCGCCAGATCTGTGCTGTCATCCTGGAG TCCCCACCCAAAGGAGCCACTATCCCGTACCATCCAAGCCTCTCCTTAGGTACTGTGCTTCTCTCCACCAACCAG GGGTTCTCTGTCCAGGGTCAGTATGGCGCTGTGACTCCAGCTGAG GTCACCAAGCTCCAGCAGCTCTCGGGCCACGCAGTCCCCTTCGCCTCACCCAGCATGGTGCCAG GACTGGATCCTAGCACACAGACCAGCTCACAGGAGTTCTTGGTTCCCAACGAC ctgATCGGCTGCGTGATCGGGCGCCAGGGCAGCAAGATCAGTGAGATCCGGCAGATGTCAGGGGCACATATCAAGATCGGGAACCAAGCCGAGGGCGCTGGTGAGCGGCACGTGACCATCACTGGTTCACCGGTCTCCATCGCCCTGGCCCAGTACCTCATCACTGCCTG TCTAGAAACGGCCAAGTCTACCTCTGGGGGGACACCCGGCTCGGCCCCCACAGACCTGCCTGCCCCTTTCTCGCCACCCCTGACGGCCCTGCCCACCGCTCCCCCAGGCCTGCTGGGCACACCCTATGCCATCTCCCTCTCCAACTTCATCGGCCTCAAGCCCGTACCCTTCTTGGCTCTAccacctgcctccccagggcCACCGCCGGGCTTGGCGGCCTACACTGCCAAGATGGCAGCGGCCAATGGGagcaagaaagctgagcggcagAAATTCTCCCCCTACTGA
- the GPR62 gene encoding G-protein coupled receptor 62: MAARASEPAPGQPVSTGRSLSARMANATGLSAPEVAASMGLILAALVEAAALLGNGALLVLVLRTPGLRDALYLVHLCVVDLLAAASIMPLGLLAAPPPGLGRVRLGPAPCRAARFLSAALLPACTLGVAALGLARYRLIVHPLRPGARPPPSLVLTAVWAAAGLLGALSLLGPPPAPPPAPARCSVLAGGLGPFRPLWALLAFALPALLLLGAYSSIFLVARRAALRPPRPARGSRPRSDSLDSRLSILPPLRPRPPWGKAALAPALAVGQFAACWLPYGCACLAPAAQAAAAEAAVTWIAYSAFAAHPFLYGLLQRPVRRTLGRLARRALPRSPRACASRAWHPRALLQHLQRPPEGPALGPSEAPDQGRDLTERESLSMSEAT, from the exons ATGGCAGCCCGGGCATCTGAGCCAGCGCCTGGGCAGCCTGTGAG caCAGGGCGAAGCCTAAGCGCTCGAATGGCCAACGCCACAGGGCTGAGCGCCCCAGAAGTCGCAGCCTCGATGGGATTGATCCTGGCGGCTCTCGTGGAGGCGGCGGCACTGCTGGGCAACGGCGCGCTGCTGGTGCTGGTGTTGCGCACGCCGGGACTGCGCGACGCTCTCTACCTCGTGCACCTGTGCGTCGTGGACCTGCTGGCGGCCGCCTCCATCATGCCGCTGGGCCTGCTGGCCGCTCCGCCGCCGGGGCTGGGCCGCGTGCGCCTGGGCCCCGCACCCTGCCGCGCGGCGCGCTTCCTCTCGGCGGCGCTGCTGCCCGCCTGCACGCTCGGCGTGGCGGCGCTCGGCCTGGCGCGCTACCGCCTCATAGTTCATCCGCTGCGGCCCGGCGCGCGGCCTCCGCCCAGCCTAGTGCTCACGGCCGTGTGGGCGGCCGCCGGGCTGCTGGGCGCGCTCTCCTTGCTCGGGCCGCCGCCCGcaccgcccccggccccggctcgctgctcggtcctggcggggggCCTCGGGCCCTTCCGGCCGCTCTGGGCGCTGCTGGCCTTCGCGCTGCCCGCCCTCCTGCTGCTCGGCGCCTACAGCAGCATCTTCCTCGTGGCGCGCCGGGCCGCCCTGCGGCCCCCACGACCCGCGCGCGGCTCCCGGCCGCGCTCCGACTCTCTGGACAGTCGCCTCTCCATCTTGCCGCCCCTCCGGCCTCGCCCGCCCTGGGGCAAAGCAGCCCTGGCTCCGGCGCTGGCCGTGGGCCAGTTCGCAGCCTGCTGGCTGCCTTACGGCTGTGCGTGCTTGGCGCCTGCTGCCCAGGCCGCAGCGGCCGAGGCGGCCGTCACCTGGATAGCCTACTCGGCCTTCGCGGCTCACCCCTTCCTGTACGGCCTGCTGCAGCGCCCTGTACGCCGGACGCTGGGCCGCCTTGCCCGCCGAGCGCTGCCGCGGTCCCCGCGAGCCTGCGCTTCACGGGCCTGGCACCCGCGGGCCCTCCTGCAGCACCTCCAGAGACCTCCAGAGGGCCCTGCCCTTGGCCCTTCTGAGGCACCTGATCAAGGCCGGGATTTGACAGAAAGGGAAAGCCTGAGCATGTCAGAGGCCACGTGA
- the PARP3 gene encoding LOW QUALITY PROTEIN: protein mono-ADP-ribosyltransferase PARP3 (The sequence of the model RefSeq protein was modified relative to this genomic sequence to represent the inferred CDS: substituted 1 base at 1 genomic stop codon): MKTTTALSQTDIGSNNNFYIIQLLEEAGCCFCWTHWGRVGEVGQSKLNRFVSLEDAKKDFEKKFRDKTKNSWAERDRFVAHPGKYTLIEVQREDEAQEAVVQADRGPVRAVVQRVRPCSLDAATQKLITNIFSKDMFQNAMALMNLDVKKMPLGKLSKQQIARGFEALEAVEAALKAPADSGHSLEELSSHFYTIIPHNFGRSQPPPINSPELLQAKKDMLLVLVDIELAQTLQATPEETKKVEEMPHPLDXEYQLLKCQLQLLDPETPEYKVIHAYLKQTSNSYRPPALQHVWKVDREGEADRFQVHAKLGNRKLLWHGTNVAVVAAILTSGLRIMPHSGGQVGKGIYFASENSKSAGYVTGMSCGAHCVGYMFLGEVALGREYQITVDKPSLKQPPSGFDSVIARGHTEPDPTQDTEQKLDGQRVVVPQGQPMLCPEFRSSNFLQSEYLIYQESQCRLRYLLEIHL; the protein is encoded by the exons ATGAAGACCACGACTGCGCTGAGCCAAACCGACATTGGGAGCAACAACAACTTCTACATCATCCAGCTGCTGGAAGAAgctggctgctgcttctgctggacCCACTGGGGACGCGTG GGAGAGGTGGGCCAGTCAAAGCTCAACCGCTTCGTGTCACTGGAGGATGCAAAGAAGGATTTTGAGAAGAAATTTCGGGACAAGACCAAGAACAGCTGGGCAGAGCGGGACCGCTTTGTGGCCCACCCTGGCAAATATACACTTATCGAAGTGCAGAGGGAGGACGAGGCCCAGGAAGCCGTGGTGCAG GCGGACAGAGGCCCAGTGAGGGCTGTGGTTCAGCGGGTGCGGCCCTGCTCCTTGGACGCAGCCACACAGAAGCTCATCACCAACATCTTCAGCAAGGACATGTTCCAGAATGCCATGGCGCTCATGAACCTGG ATGTGAAGAAGATGCCCCTGGGGAAGCTGAGCAAGCAGCAGATCGCCCGGGGTTTTGAGGCCTTGGAGGCAGTGGAGGCGGCCTTGAAAGCCCCCGCAGACAGTGGGCACAGCCTGGAGGAGCTGTCCTCCCACTTCTACACCATCATTCCCCACAACTTCGGCCGCAGCCAGCCCCCGCCCATCAACTCCCCCGAGCTTCTGCAGGCCAAGAAGGACATGTTGCTG GTCCTGGTGGACATCGAGCTGGCCCAGACCCTGCAGGCCACCCCCGAGGAGACAAAGAAAGTGGAGGAGATGCCGCACCCACTGGACTGAGAATACCAGCTCCTCAAGTGCCAGCTCCAGCTGCTGGACCCAGAGACACCTGAGTACAAG GTGATACATGCCTACTTAAAACAGACTAGCAACAGCTACAGGCCCCCTGCTCTTCAACATGTTTGGAAAGTGGACCGAGAAGGGGAG GCAGATCGGTTCCAGGTCCACGCCAAGCTGGGCAATCGGAAGCTACTGTGGCATGGCACCAATGTGGCCGTGGTGGCCGCCATCCTCACCAGTGGGCTCCGCATTATGCCACATTCTGGAGGCCAGGTCGGCAAGGGCATCTACTTTGCCTCAGAGAACAGCAAGTCGGCTGGCTATG TTACTGGCATGTCCTGCGGGGCCCATTGCGTTGGCTACATGTTCCTGGGTGAGGTGGCACTGGGCAGAGAGTACCAGATCACCGTCGACAAGCCCAGCTTGAAGCAGCCACCCTCTGGCTTCGACAGTGTCATTGCCCGTGGCCACACAGAGCCTG ATCCAACCCAGGACACCGAGCAGAAGCTAGATGGCCAGCGAGTAGTGGTGCCCCAGGGCCAGCCCATGCTTTGCCCAGAGTTCAGAAGCTCCAACTTTCTCCAGAGCGAATATCTCATCTATCAGGAGAGCCAGTGCCGCCTGCGCTACCTGCTAGAGATTCACCTCTGA